A window of Raineyella sp. W15-4 contains these coding sequences:
- a CDS encoding 4-hydroxy-3-methylbut-2-enyl diphosphate reductase gives MTTPPTSDRTPADPQPAAAKRVVVAAPRGYCAGVDRAVQTVEKALDTYGAPIYVRKQIVHNKHVVETLSQRGAIFVDELDEVPDDSLVIFSAHGVSPAVKAEAESRGLRTIDATCPLVTKVHHEAKRFAQQGVQILLIGHSGHEEVAGTSGEAPEHITLVEHPADVDELDVADPDKVAWLSQTTLSVDETMETVDRLREKFPHLIDPPSDDICYATQNRQSAVKQIAAHSDLVIVVGSANSSNSVRLVEVALEAGATAAHRIDRAEEIDPDWLVGVSTVGVTSGASVPEGLVQGVLAYLQEQGFPPAVQERLVEENLTFALPHELRTARRPARG, from the coding sequence ATGACGACTCCCCCCACGTCCGACCGCACTCCCGCCGACCCACAGCCGGCGGCCGCGAAGCGGGTCGTGGTCGCGGCACCGCGCGGCTACTGCGCCGGCGTCGACCGCGCGGTCCAGACGGTGGAGAAGGCACTGGACACGTACGGAGCCCCGATCTACGTCCGCAAGCAGATCGTGCACAACAAGCACGTCGTCGAGACGCTGTCCCAGCGCGGGGCGATCTTCGTCGACGAACTGGACGAGGTGCCCGACGACTCGCTGGTGATCTTCTCCGCCCACGGGGTGTCGCCGGCGGTGAAGGCGGAGGCGGAGTCCCGCGGGCTGCGGACGATCGACGCGACCTGCCCGCTGGTGACGAAGGTGCACCACGAGGCGAAGCGCTTCGCCCAGCAGGGGGTGCAGATCCTGCTCATCGGCCACAGCGGCCACGAGGAGGTGGCGGGCACCTCGGGTGAGGCGCCCGAGCACATCACCCTGGTCGAGCACCCGGCCGACGTCGACGAGCTGGACGTGGCCGATCCGGACAAGGTCGCCTGGTTGTCGCAGACCACGCTGAGCGTCGACGAGACGATGGAGACGGTGGACCGGCTGCGGGAGAAGTTCCCGCACCTGATCGATCCGCCCAGCGACGACATCTGCTACGCCACCCAGAACCGGCAGTCGGCGGTCAAGCAGATCGCCGCCCACTCCGACCTCGTCATCGTCGTCGGGTCGGCCAACTCGTCCAACTCGGTGCGGCTGGTCGAGGTCGCCCTCGAGGCCGGCGCGACGGCGGCCCACCGGATCGACCGGGCCGAGGAGATCGATCCGGACTGGCTGGTCGGGGTGTCCACGGTCGGCGTGACCTCGGGTGCCTCGGTGCCGGAGGGCCTGGTGCAGGGTGTGCTGGCCTACCTGCAGGAGCAGGGCTTCCCGCCCGCCGTGCAGGAGCGGCTGGTCGAGGAGAACCTCACCTTCGCCCTGCCGCACGAGTTGCGTACGGCGCGCCGGCCCGCTCGCGGCTGA
- the thiE gene encoding thiamine phosphate synthase, producing the protein MTSSPTPSVPSARTSRSRRLAALDAARLYLCTDARTEQGDLEAFLHAAYEGGVDIIQLRDKRLEARAEIAALELLGRIAAEHGRLFAVNDRADLALLVGADVFHVGQGDLTTAQARTILGPDVLVGRSTHSLAQAREAAEDPGLDYFCVGPVWATPTKPGRPPVGLDLVADAAEIGTALHPPKPWFAIGGIDTARVPQLRAAGAERIVVVRAITQAARPREAATMLRNALLG; encoded by the coding sequence GTGACATCGTCGCCGACCCCCAGCGTCCCCTCCGCCCGGACCTCCCGCTCCCGCCGGCTCGCCGCGCTGGACGCGGCGCGGCTCTATCTGTGCACCGATGCCCGCACCGAGCAAGGTGACCTGGAGGCGTTCCTCCATGCGGCGTACGAGGGTGGGGTGGACATCATCCAGCTGCGGGACAAGCGGCTCGAGGCGCGGGCGGAGATCGCGGCCCTGGAGCTGCTGGGTCGGATCGCCGCCGAGCACGGGCGGCTGTTCGCGGTGAACGACCGGGCCGACCTCGCTCTGCTGGTCGGCGCGGACGTGTTCCATGTCGGCCAGGGCGACCTGACCACGGCGCAGGCCCGTACGATCCTCGGGCCGGACGTGTTGGTCGGCCGCTCGACCCACAGCCTCGCCCAGGCGCGCGAGGCGGCCGAGGATCCGGGGCTGGACTACTTCTGTGTCGGGCCGGTGTGGGCCACCCCCACCAAGCCCGGCCGACCGCCGGTAGGGCTGGACCTGGTGGCCGATGCGGCAGAGATCGGGACGGCACTGCATCCGCCCAAGCCGTGGTTCGCGATCGGCGGCATCGACACCGCCCGGGTCCCGCAGTTGCGGGCCGCCGGGGCGGAGCGGATCGTCGTGGTCCGGGCGATCACACAGGCCGCGCGGCCGCGCGAGGCCGCGACGATGCTGCGGAACGCGCTGCTGGGCTGA
- a CDS encoding thiazole synthase, with protein MGTGGATSMATLERALVASGTELTTVALRRYGPAGRESLFALLDRLGIRALPNTAGCYTARDAILTAELAREALETDWVKLEVIADEDTLLPDPVELSRAAEDLVGRGFTVLAYTNDDPALAHRLEGLGVAAVMPAGAPIGTGLGILNPHNIGLIVSRAEVPVILDAGIGTASDACLAMELGCDGVLLATAVTRAQDPVGMATAMRAAVDAGHRARRAGRIPRRTLAVASSPLEGIVTGPREEDAL; from the coding sequence ATGGGCACCGGCGGGGCCACCTCGATGGCCACCCTGGAGCGGGCACTGGTCGCCTCCGGCACCGAGCTCACCACCGTCGCCCTCCGCCGGTACGGGCCGGCCGGCCGCGAGTCGCTCTTCGCGCTGCTGGACCGGCTCGGCATCCGCGCCCTGCCGAACACCGCCGGCTGCTACACCGCCCGGGACGCGATCCTCACCGCCGAACTCGCCCGGGAGGCCCTGGAGACCGACTGGGTGAAGCTGGAGGTGATCGCCGACGAGGACACCCTGCTGCCCGACCCGGTCGAGCTCTCCCGGGCCGCCGAAGACCTCGTCGGACGCGGCTTCACCGTGCTCGCCTACACCAACGACGATCCCGCGCTGGCGCACCGGCTGGAGGGCCTCGGGGTCGCGGCGGTGATGCCGGCCGGCGCCCCGATCGGCACCGGTCTGGGCATCCTCAACCCGCACAACATCGGGCTGATCGTCTCCCGGGCCGAGGTCCCGGTGATCCTGGACGCCGGCATCGGCACCGCCTCCGACGCCTGCCTGGCGATGGAGCTCGGCTGCGACGGCGTGCTGCTGGCCACCGCGGTGACCCGGGCCCAGGACCCGGTCGGGATGGCCACGGCGATGCGCGCGGCGGTCGACGCCGGTCACCGGGCCCGGCGCGCCGGCCGGATCCCGCGACGTACGCTGGCCGTGGCCTCCAGCCCGCTGGAGGGGATCGTCACCGGACCCCGCGAGGAGGACGCGCTGTGA
- a CDS encoding pirin family protein translates to MAAEPAPVQIIHPRDVVLAPTGGLSVRRTLPDRHRSLIGAWCFLDHFGPEDPAVHGGMRVAPHPHTSLQTVTWLFSGHVEHRDSLGTRMVVRPGQLNLMTAGRGINHSEYSTPDSPVLHGVQLWTALPAAARLGDPRFDHFEPEPFGIGDHRLSVFLGTLAGASSPVGTFSPLVGAEIVLGEGDLTLAVEPTWEYGLLVDSGAISVDGETIADNELGFLAPGRDRLVLRRESAGPRPTRIVLIGGAPFGEQIIMWWNFIGRTHTEVVNYQANWQAAIGRSDGNGTNPRQFGPITAATGGEPPIPAPPLPPVHLRPRG, encoded by the coding sequence ATGGCAGCGGAGCCCGCACCGGTCCAGATCATCCATCCGCGGGACGTGGTGCTGGCCCCCACGGGCGGGCTCAGCGTCCGGCGGACGCTGCCGGACCGACACCGCTCACTGATCGGCGCCTGGTGCTTCCTCGACCACTTCGGCCCGGAAGATCCGGCCGTGCACGGCGGGATGCGCGTCGCGCCGCACCCGCACACCTCGCTGCAGACCGTGACCTGGCTGTTCTCCGGCCACGTGGAGCACCGCGACTCGCTGGGGACCCGGATGGTGGTCCGGCCCGGGCAGCTCAACCTGATGACCGCCGGGCGGGGGATCAACCACTCCGAGTACTCCACCCCGGACAGCCCGGTGCTGCACGGTGTCCAGCTGTGGACCGCCCTGCCGGCGGCCGCCCGGCTGGGCGACCCGCGGTTCGACCACTTCGAGCCGGAGCCGTTCGGGATCGGCGACCACCGACTGAGCGTGTTCCTCGGGACACTGGCCGGTGCGTCCTCGCCGGTCGGCACCTTCAGCCCGCTGGTGGGCGCCGAGATCGTCCTCGGCGAGGGTGACCTGACCCTCGCCGTCGAGCCGACCTGGGAGTACGGCCTGCTCGTCGACAGCGGCGCGATCAGCGTCGACGGGGAGACGATCGCCGACAACGAGCTGGGCTTCCTCGCCCCCGGACGCGACCGCCTCGTCCTGCGGCGGGAGTCCGCCGGCCCGCGACCGACGCGGATCGTGCTGATCGGCGGTGCGCCGTTCGGGGAACAGATCATCATGTGGTGGAACTTCATCGGCCGCACCCACACCGAGGTCGTCAACTACCAGGCGAACTGGCAGGCCGCGATCGGACGCAGTGACGGCAACGGCACCAATCCGCGTCAGTTCGGCCCGATCACCGCGGCCACCGGCGGGGAGCCGCCGATCCCGGCGCCCCCGCTGCCGCCGGTCCACCTGCGTCCTCGCGGCTGA
- a CDS encoding exodeoxyribonuclease VII small subunit produces the protein MSERPVGGQQRGEELSYEQARDQLVEIVQKLESGGATLSESLALWERGEQLADLCQTWLDGARTRIEAARDRRPPDGGQ, from the coding sequence ATGAGTGAGCGCCCGGTGGGTGGACAGCAGCGGGGCGAGGAGCTGAGCTACGAGCAGGCCCGCGACCAACTGGTGGAGATCGTGCAGAAGCTGGAGTCCGGTGGAGCGACGCTGTCGGAGTCGCTGGCGCTGTGGGAGCGTGGCGAGCAGCTCGCCGACCTCTGCCAGACCTGGCTGGACGGGGCGCGGACCCGGATCGAGGCGGCCCGCGACCGGCGACCTCCGGACGGCGGCCAGTAG
- the ilvA gene encoding threonine ammonia-lyase IlvA: MEIPPSFQWNGIRVGADAVEEASARLSGVVRRTPLQRNERLSNRTGAEVWVKREDLQPVRSYKLRGAYYLISGLSEAERAAGVICASAGNHGQGVAFACRALGIQGRIVCPTGTPRQKRDRMTEIGGDMIDVVLTGRTYDEAAAYAAAEAERTGATIVPAFDDPRTVIGQGTVAQEIVEQLGSAPDILLVPVGGGGLLGGILTWMRERAPHTRVIAVEPAGAASLAAALAAGGPVDLEHLDTFVDGAAVRRVGDCTYAVAAVRPPMTVAVPEGAICSEMLEMYQVDGIIAEPAGALATAALRTGVMVGQGQTVVAIVSGGNNDVSRYAEVIERSLVWEGRKHYFLVNFSQEPGALRAFLDEVLGPNDDIVLFEYVKRNDRELGPALVGIELSEPTDLAALLARMDASPIECERLTANSPAYRFLVAGG, translated from the coding sequence ATGGAGATACCCCCGAGCTTCCAGTGGAACGGGATCCGCGTCGGCGCCGACGCGGTGGAGGAGGCCAGCGCACGGCTCTCCGGCGTGGTCCGCCGGACGCCGCTGCAACGCAACGAACGGCTGAGCAACCGCACCGGCGCGGAGGTCTGGGTCAAGCGGGAGGACCTCCAACCGGTGCGCTCCTACAAGCTGCGCGGGGCCTACTACCTGATCAGTGGTCTGAGCGAGGCCGAGCGGGCCGCCGGGGTGATCTGTGCCAGCGCCGGCAACCACGGTCAGGGTGTGGCGTTCGCCTGCCGGGCGCTGGGCATCCAGGGACGGATCGTCTGCCCGACCGGCACCCCCCGCCAGAAGCGGGACCGGATGACCGAGATCGGCGGCGACATGATCGACGTCGTGCTGACCGGCCGCACCTACGACGAGGCGGCCGCCTACGCCGCGGCCGAGGCCGAGCGCACCGGCGCGACGATCGTCCCCGCCTTCGACGATCCGCGTACGGTGATCGGCCAGGGCACCGTCGCCCAGGAGATCGTGGAGCAGCTCGGCAGCGCGCCCGACATCCTGCTGGTGCCGGTCGGCGGCGGCGGCCTGCTCGGCGGGATCCTCACCTGGATGCGGGAACGGGCCCCGCACACCCGGGTGATCGCAGTCGAGCCGGCCGGTGCGGCGAGCCTCGCGGCCGCCCTCGCCGCAGGCGGACCGGTGGATCTGGAGCATCTGGACACCTTCGTGGACGGTGCCGCGGTCCGCCGGGTCGGTGACTGCACCTACGCCGTCGCCGCGGTCCGCCCGCCGATGACCGTCGCCGTGCCGGAGGGCGCCATCTGCTCCGAGATGCTGGAGATGTACCAGGTCGACGGCATCATCGCCGAGCCGGCCGGGGCGCTGGCGACCGCCGCGCTGCGCACCGGTGTGATGGTCGGCCAGGGCCAGACCGTGGTCGCGATCGTCTCCGGCGGCAACAACGACGTGTCCCGGTATGCCGAGGTGATCGAGCGGTCCCTGGTCTGGGAGGGCCGCAAACACTATTTCCTGGTCAACTTCTCCCAGGAGCCGGGGGCGCTGCGGGCGTTCCTCGACGAGGTGCTCGGCCCGAACGACGACATCGTCCTGTTCGAGTACGTCAAGCGCAACGATCGGGAACTGGGACCGGCACTGGTCGGGATCGAACTGAGCGAACCGACCGACCTGGCGGCGTTGCTCGCCCGGATGGACGCCTCCCCCATCGAGTGCGAACGGCTCACCGCCAACAGCCCGGCGTACCGGTTCCTGGTCGCCGGCGGCTGA
- the thiS gene encoding sulfur carrier protein ThiS, which produces MTTTVNGEAYVPRAGETVLDLVAAHTGRPLDPDGRPVDGGRLGIAVAVDRTVVPRSSWARTPVTDGQQIDLVTAVQGG; this is translated from the coding sequence ATGACCACGACCGTCAACGGGGAGGCGTACGTCCCCCGGGCCGGAGAGACCGTCCTCGACCTGGTCGCCGCCCACACCGGCCGCCCGCTCGACCCCGACGGCCGCCCGGTCGACGGTGGCCGGCTCGGGATCGCCGTCGCGGTGGACCGGACCGTCGTGCCCCGCAGCAGCTGGGCCCGTACCCCGGTCACCGACGGTCAGCAGATCGACCTCGTCACCGCCGTCCAGGGCGGTTAG
- the xseA gene encoding exodeoxyribonuclease VII large subunit, whose product MPADRKLTSSPENPQPLRTIAGAVRNWVERLGEVWVEAQVIELNRHRNGTGYLTLRDLTEEVSVQASCPVAVLDVAGPLTVDTTVVTRVRPRYWYRSGRLTYELMEIRPSGEGRLLAQLEQLKRMLQAEGLFDPLRKKPLPFLPRRVGLITGAGSAAERDVLENIRRRWPAVVVTVRHTLVQGPQAAAGVIAALADLDAEPEVDVIVIARGGGSLEDLLPFSDEGLVRAVARAETPVVSAIGHEPDQPILDLVADLRASTPTDAAKRVVPDAATELGHLSTVRTRLDRAVERAVTVRTEQLAALRSRPVLRAPTGTLDLHAERLTALRERGLRAVEGRLRTEEIGLHHARQRGRALSPRSTLERGYAILLDADERPVTSTAEVDEGDGLTARLADGSVVVQVVEIEGRTDEFDDAEFEEGRFDE is encoded by the coding sequence GTGCCTGCCGACCGGAAGCTCACCTCCTCCCCGGAGAACCCGCAGCCCCTGCGCACCATCGCCGGCGCGGTGCGGAACTGGGTGGAGCGACTCGGTGAGGTGTGGGTCGAGGCCCAGGTGATCGAGCTCAACCGGCACCGCAACGGCACCGGCTACCTGACCCTGCGCGATCTGACCGAGGAGGTGTCGGTCCAGGCGTCCTGCCCGGTGGCGGTGCTGGACGTGGCCGGGCCGCTGACCGTCGACACCACCGTGGTGACCCGGGTCCGTCCCCGCTACTGGTACCGGAGCGGGCGGCTCACCTATGAGCTGATGGAGATCCGGCCGTCCGGGGAGGGCCGGCTGCTGGCCCAGCTCGAGCAGCTCAAGCGGATGCTGCAGGCGGAGGGGCTCTTCGACCCGCTGCGCAAGAAGCCACTGCCGTTCCTGCCGCGCCGCGTCGGCCTGATCACCGGGGCCGGCTCGGCGGCCGAGCGGGATGTGCTGGAGAACATCCGCCGCCGCTGGCCGGCGGTCGTGGTGACGGTACGTCACACCCTGGTGCAGGGCCCCCAGGCGGCCGCCGGCGTGATCGCCGCGCTGGCCGACCTGGATGCGGAGCCGGAGGTCGACGTGATCGTCATCGCCCGCGGCGGCGGGTCACTGGAGGACCTGCTGCCGTTCAGCGACGAGGGACTGGTGCGGGCCGTCGCCCGGGCCGAGACCCCGGTCGTCAGCGCCATCGGTCACGAGCCGGACCAGCCGATCCTCGACCTGGTCGCCGACCTGCGGGCCTCCACCCCCACCGACGCCGCCAAGCGGGTCGTCCCGGACGCAGCCACCGAGCTCGGCCACCTCAGCACCGTCCGGACCCGTCTGGACCGGGCGGTGGAGCGGGCGGTCACGGTCCGCACCGAGCAGTTGGCCGCGCTGCGCTCCCGGCCGGTGCTGCGGGCCCCGACCGGCACCCTGGACCTGCACGCCGAGCGGCTGACGGCGCTGCGCGAGCGGGGCCTGCGGGCGGTGGAGGGTCGGCTACGCACCGAGGAGATCGGCCTGCACCACGCCCGCCAGCGGGGGCGGGCGCTGTCGCCGCGGTCGACCCTGGAGCGCGGGTACGCCATCCTGCTCGACGCCGACGAGCGGCCGGTGACCTCGACGGCGGAGGTCGACGAGGGGGACGGTCTCACCGCCCGGCTGGCGGACGGCAGCGTGGTGGTGCAGGTGGTGGAGATCGAGGGCCGTACGGACGAGTTCGACGACGCGGAGTTCGAGGAGGGACGGTTCGATGAGTGA
- a CDS encoding DUF4245 domain-containing protein gives MADHTVSPQARPRRIKKPTTIRDMFLSLGVIIVPILLLTWLYTNNLPDYPVQAIDPAPVVAQARAEAPYPVYAPAGLPTGEGGWIVTQASWVPKGGQTRGGGGVSASDEWLWGGLDQSKIYYAVNESDDEPGTVIRRLSRDGSPDGTSTVGGEQWERWRSPDGRTRVLVLRQDGYTLAVTADAPYEGLEALVATLSTH, from the coding sequence ATGGCCGATCACACCGTCAGCCCGCAGGCGCGCCCCCGGCGGATCAAGAAGCCCACCACGATCCGGGACATGTTCCTGTCGCTGGGCGTGATCATCGTGCCGATCCTGCTGCTGACCTGGCTCTACACCAACAACCTGCCCGACTACCCGGTGCAGGCGATCGACCCGGCGCCGGTGGTGGCCCAGGCCCGGGCCGAGGCGCCGTACCCGGTCTACGCCCCCGCCGGGCTGCCGACCGGGGAGGGTGGCTGGATCGTCACCCAGGCGTCCTGGGTGCCCAAGGGCGGTCAGACCCGTGGTGGCGGCGGGGTCTCGGCTTCCGACGAATGGCTGTGGGGCGGCCTCGACCAGTCGAAGATCTACTACGCCGTCAACGAGTCCGACGACGAGCCCGGCACGGTCATCCGGCGGCTCAGCCGCGACGGCAGCCCGGACGGCACCTCGACGGTCGGCGGCGAGCAGTGGGAGCGGTGGCGTTCCCCGGACGGCCGCACCCGGGTGCTGGTCCTCCGGCAGGACGGCTACACCCTCGCGGTGACGGCCGACGCGCCGTACGAGGGGCTGGAGGCGCTGGTCGCTACCCTCAGCACGCACTGA
- a CDS encoding ThiF family adenylyltransferase — MKPLVEPGPPLTAAEAGRYARHLTLPGVGEEGQRRLRAARVLVIGAGGLGAPTLLYLAAAGVGTLGVIDDDVVDLSNLQRQVLHRTEDLGRPKAESARDALLRLDPALDVEAYVERLDGDNALGLFRSYDLVLDGADNFATRYLSNDAAELTGTPLVWGSIFRFQGQVSVFWPGEGPMLRDLFPDIPPAGSVPSCADGGVFGALCGSIGSAMATEAIKLICGLGEPLVGRVLVHDALRAEQHTLRLVPDPDRPPVTALTEAVEACAATAAPRVESTTVTEVVAARREGAAPVLLDVREEWERRIVTVPDDVWKPLGEVRAGGWGSVAELVDGAWDVVVYCRSGVRSAQAVRLLQDGVPDGVRLRSLTGGVLAWSREFGGPQY; from the coding sequence GTGAAGCCACTGGTCGAGCCCGGCCCGCCGCTGACCGCGGCCGAGGCCGGCCGCTACGCCCGCCACCTCACCCTGCCCGGGGTCGGCGAGGAGGGGCAGCGCCGACTGCGGGCCGCCCGCGTGCTGGTGATCGGTGCCGGCGGCCTCGGCGCGCCGACCCTGCTCTACCTGGCCGCCGCCGGGGTGGGCACGCTGGGCGTGATCGACGACGACGTCGTCGACCTGTCCAACCTCCAGCGCCAGGTGCTGCACCGCACCGAGGACCTCGGCCGGCCGAAGGCCGAGTCGGCCCGCGACGCGCTGCTCCGGCTCGATCCGGCGCTGGACGTCGAGGCGTACGTGGAGCGGCTCGACGGTGACAACGCCCTGGGGCTGTTCCGGTCGTACGACCTGGTCCTCGACGGGGCCGACAATTTCGCCACCCGCTACCTGTCCAACGACGCCGCCGAACTGACCGGCACCCCGTTGGTGTGGGGGTCGATCTTCCGGTTCCAGGGCCAGGTCAGCGTGTTCTGGCCCGGCGAGGGGCCGATGCTGCGCGACCTGTTCCCCGACATCCCGCCGGCCGGTTCGGTGCCGTCCTGCGCGGACGGCGGTGTCTTCGGCGCGCTCTGCGGGTCGATCGGGTCGGCGATGGCGACCGAGGCGATCAAGCTGATCTGCGGCCTCGGGGAGCCGCTGGTCGGCCGGGTGCTGGTCCACGACGCGCTGCGCGCCGAACAGCACACCCTGCGGCTCGTCCCCGACCCGGACCGGCCGCCGGTCACGGCGCTGACCGAGGCGGTCGAGGCCTGCGCCGCCACCGCCGCGCCGCGGGTCGAGTCGACCACCGTCACCGAGGTCGTCGCCGCCCGCCGGGAGGGCGCCGCCCCGGTGCTGCTGGACGTCCGCGAGGAGTGGGAGCGCCGGATCGTCACCGTGCCCGACGACGTGTGGAAGCCCTTGGGGGAGGTCCGGGCCGGCGGCTGGGGCTCGGTCGCCGAGCTGGTGGACGGTGCCTGGGACGTGGTCGTCTACTGCCGGTCGGGCGTACGGTCCGCACAGGCGGTCCGGCTGTTGCAGGACGGGGTTCCCGACGGGGTGCGGTTGCGCAGCCTGACCGGGGGAGTGCTGGCCTGGAGCCGGGAGTTCGGCGGCCCGCAGTACTGA
- a CDS encoding DNA recombination protein RmuC yields MITTGLDPTSLVLGIVIGLLAGLLLAVATGRLLPRRGPATGDDDTLTQRFRALSADALERQALSADRAADQRMSATADVLQPLQESLHRLEKRLTDVEKDRVAMTTDLRHQVLEVRTTGEHLRRETAALATALRKPQVRGAWGETQLLRIVEISGMVEHCDVDLQVSIPTKEGTLRPDMRVNLAGGRSVFVDSKVPLAAFLDAMETDDPAARDDLLGNYARHVRTHIDQLGAKRYWRLAGLSPEFVVLFLPSDAFLAAALQQSPDLHEYAAARDVVLATPATLIAMLRTIGHSWRQVALAASTAEVYAIARELYERLATFGDHVDRIGRGLGNAVRSYNAAVGSLESRVLVSARRMRDLQVSRETLATPAPVDEPLRAASAPELLADSRADVVGPPREDEPAGLLSDEAS; encoded by the coding sequence ATGATCACGACGGGTCTCGACCCCACTTCCCTCGTCCTCGGCATCGTCATCGGTCTGCTGGCCGGGCTGCTCCTCGCCGTGGCCACCGGTCGGCTGCTGCCCCGGCGGGGCCCGGCGACCGGCGACGACGACACCCTCACCCAGCGATTCCGGGCACTGTCGGCCGATGCCCTGGAACGCCAGGCGCTCAGCGCCGACCGGGCCGCGGACCAGCGCATGTCGGCGACCGCCGACGTGCTCCAGCCGCTGCAGGAGTCGTTGCACCGGCTGGAGAAGCGACTCACCGACGTCGAGAAGGACCGGGTCGCGATGACCACCGATCTGCGCCATCAGGTGCTCGAGGTGCGGACGACCGGGGAACACCTGCGCCGGGAGACGGCGGCGCTGGCCACCGCCCTGCGCAAACCACAGGTCCGCGGCGCCTGGGGGGAGACCCAGCTGCTGCGGATCGTCGAGATCAGCGGGATGGTCGAGCACTGCGACGTCGACCTGCAGGTCTCGATCCCCACCAAGGAGGGGACGCTGCGGCCCGACATGCGGGTCAACCTGGCCGGCGGGCGCAGCGTCTTCGTCGACTCGAAGGTGCCGCTGGCCGCCTTCCTCGACGCGATGGAGACCGACGACCCGGCGGCCCGCGACGACCTGCTGGGCAACTACGCCCGACACGTCCGGACCCACATCGACCAGCTCGGCGCCAAACGCTACTGGCGGCTGGCCGGGCTGAGCCCCGAGTTCGTGGTGCTGTTCCTGCCCTCGGACGCCTTCCTCGCCGCCGCGCTGCAGCAGTCCCCCGACCTGCACGAGTACGCCGCGGCCCGCGACGTCGTGCTGGCGACCCCGGCGACCCTGATCGCCATGCTCCGGACGATCGGCCACAGCTGGCGTCAGGTCGCGCTCGCCGCCTCGACCGCCGAGGTGTACGCGATCGCCCGCGAGCTGTACGAGCGGCTGGCCACCTTCGGCGACCATGTGGACCGGATCGGCCGTGGCCTCGGGAATGCCGTCCGGTCCTACAACGCCGCGGTGGGATCGTTGGAGAGCAGGGTGCTGGTCAGCGCCCGCCGGATGCGCGACCTGCAGGTGTCGCGCGAGACGCTCGCCACGCCCGCACCGGTGGACGAGCCGCTACGGGCGGCCAGCGCCCCCGAGCTCCTCGCCGACTCCCGCGCCGACGTCGTCGGCCCGCCCCGCGAGGATGAGCCGGCCGGTCTGCTGAGCGACGAGGCGAGCTGA
- the thiO gene encoding glycine oxidase ThiO: MVEHTASDSRSRSRSVIVVGAGIIGLATAWELLDAGWEVTVCDPAPMSGASFAAAGMLAPASEVVWDQPTLYGLMVSAAQLWPRLAARVATEAGRPVGHLSTETLVCAGDAADRQALADLAVLQRRLGMDLREISSSTARLLEPALGPGVVGAVRIPDDHQVDPRRIMAALFDLLEHRGTVVRQRADGVWWTAERVGGVRLADGSTLAADEVLVAAGLASGELTGLPDSLELPLRPVWGDILRIRVPERLRPLVTRTVRGLVHGSPVYLVPREDGTVVIGATSREDGLAGPSIGGVHRLLRDAQRLVPGVLECELLEVTARARPGTPDDVPLIGRVAPGLTVSTGYFRHGILLSALGARLGADLVAGRDLEPETAAAVDPRRFAPVEVR; the protein is encoded by the coding sequence GTGGTCGAGCACACTGCCAGCGATTCCCGGTCGCGCTCTCGCTCGGTGATCGTCGTCGGCGCCGGCATCATCGGCCTGGCGACGGCCTGGGAACTTCTCGACGCCGGCTGGGAGGTCACCGTCTGCGATCCCGCCCCGATGTCGGGCGCCAGCTTCGCCGCGGCCGGGATGCTGGCACCCGCCTCCGAGGTGGTCTGGGACCAGCCCACTCTCTACGGGCTGATGGTCTCCGCCGCCCAGCTCTGGCCGCGGCTGGCCGCCCGGGTGGCGACCGAGGCGGGGCGCCCGGTGGGACACCTCAGCACCGAGACCCTGGTCTGCGCCGGCGACGCCGCCGACCGGCAGGCGTTGGCCGATCTCGCCGTCCTCCAGCGCCGGCTCGGCATGGACCTCCGGGAGATCTCCTCCTCGACCGCCCGGCTCCTGGAGCCCGCTCTGGGACCGGGGGTGGTCGGGGCGGTACGGATCCCCGACGATCACCAGGTCGACCCGCGTCGGATCATGGCCGCACTGTTCGACCTGCTCGAGCACCGCGGCACCGTCGTCCGGCAGCGGGCCGACGGAGTGTGGTGGACCGCGGAGCGAGTGGGCGGCGTACGCCTCGCCGACGGCAGCACCCTGGCGGCCGACGAGGTGCTCGTCGCCGCCGGACTCGCCTCCGGCGAGCTGACCGGGCTGCCGGACAGTCTGGAGCTGCCGCTGCGCCCGGTCTGGGGCGACATCCTGCGGATCCGGGTGCCCGAGCGGCTGCGGCCGCTGGTCACCCGGACGGTCCGCGGGCTGGTCCACGGCAGCCCCGTCTACCTGGTGCCGCGCGAGGACGGCACCGTGGTGATCGGGGCAACCTCGCGCGAGGACGGCCTCGCCGGCCCGAGCATCGGCGGCGTGCACCGACTGCTCCGCGACGCGCAGCGGCTGGTCCCCGGCGTGCTGGAGTGCGAACTGCTGGAAGTCACCGCCCGGGCCCGACCCGGCACCCCCGACGACGTCCCGCTGATCGGCCGGGTGGCGCCCGGACTGACCGTCTCCACCGGCTATTTCCGCCACGGCATCCTGCTCAGCGCCCTCGGCGCCCGGCTCGGGGCGGACCTGGTGGCCGGCCGCGATCTGGAGCCGGAGACCGCCGCCGCGGTCGACCCCCGCCGCTTCGCCCCGGTGGAGGTCCGATGA